CGCGGGTCTTCAGACGCTCGGCCATTTCCGGGCGGCGCAGATCCAGGTAGCGGTATTTCAGGCGCGCTTCTTCGCTGTTCACCTGGTTGGAGTCCAGCGGCAGCGGCTCGGAGCGGTTGATAATCTCCAGCGCGTGGGCAAACACTTCCACTTCGCCGGTGGCCATATCTTTATTGATCTGGCTGTCCGGACGCGCACGCACGGTGCCGACGATCTGGATGCAGAACTCATTGCGCAGGTCGTAGGCCTTGTCGAACGCCACTTTCTGGTCCGGATCGAAGAACACCTGCACGATGCCTTCGCGGTCGCGCATATCAATAAAGATCAGGCCGCCGAGATCGCGACGACGATTGACCCAACCACACAGAGTGACTTCCTGGCCCACGTGGGACAGATTCAACTGCCCGCAATATTCAGTACGCATACGCTATCCTTTTACACAGCCGATGCCGCGCCGGGCTACTGCGCCCCTGTCGCGCGGCTGTTATCTGATAAATTCTACTTGTTGCCCGGTTTAAAATCCGTCGCATACCAGCCGGTACCCTTGAGCTGGAAACCGGAGGATGAGATCAACTTGGTCAACGCGGGCTGCCCACACGCCGGGCAGTCTGCCAGCGGCGCATCGGAAAATTTTTGCAATTTCTCTAACCGATGGTTGCAAGCACCACATGCATATTCATAAATCGGCATAGGTCGTTGGATTAAAGAGTGTTGAAAAAAGGGAGTCATTATAAAGGAAATTCATGCGCCCGATAAGTGCGAACACAGCATTGTTACTGCACTAAATGACGCGTTTTTGTGCGAATCAACACATCGATTAACAAATTTCCCATTAACCTGCGACAGTTTTTTCACGTAGCCTGATTCTCCCCCGGTTTTGCGCCAGAGGCTACTCGCCTGGCGCGCCGAACATCTTTTATCCACTTCGCAACGAGATGAAATCCATGCTGAAACTTGACGCCCAAACCACCGCTCTGGTGCTGATCGATTTGCAAAACGGCATTCTGCCCTACGCCGGCGGCCCACACAGCGCCGACCAGGTGGTAGCGAACGCCGCTCTGCTGGCCGCGCGTTTTCGTCTGCTGGACGCACCGGTGCTGCTGGTGCGCGTCGGCTGGTCCGACACCTTCGCCGAAGCGCTGAAACAGCCGGTGGACAAACCGGCTCCCGCGCCCGCCGGTGGCTTGCCGGCCAACTGGTGGGAGTTCCCTGCGCCGCTGGCGGTCAATGACAGCGATATTTTGATCACCAAGCGCCAATGGGGTGCCTTCTACGGCACCGATCTCGATTTACAGCTGCGCCGCCGCGGCATCAAATCCGTGGTGCTGGGCGGCATCTCCACCAATATCGGCGTAGAGTCCACCGCCCGCGCCGCCTGGGAGCACGGCTATGAACTGGTGATCGCCGAAGACATCTGCAGCGCGCAGAATGCGGAAATGCACCGCTTTGCGTTCGAACACATCTTCCCGCGTCTGGCGCGGGTACGTGATACCGGCGAAATTCTTGCCGCGCTAGAGCGGTAACGTTAAGTTGTAGCCTGATGATCTCAGTAAAGGAAGACAACGCCATGATCTACATCGGACTGCCGCAGTGGCAACATGCGGCCTGGAACCGTATCGGGCTGCGTGATTTGGCGGATTACAGCCGCTACTTCAACTGCGTGGAAGGCAATACGACCTTCTACGCGCTGCCGAAGCTGGAAATCGTGCAGCGCTGGCGTGACATGACCGGCGACGATTTCCGCTTCTGCTTCAAATTTCCGTCGGACATCAGCCACAAGGCAGCCCTGCGCAACTGCGCCGCCGAGCTGCAGGTGTTTTATCACTGTCTGAGCCCGGTGCATCAGCGCATCGGCCAACTGTGGCTGCAGCTGCCCGCCGCTTTCGGCCCTGACGAGCTGCCGCGCATGTGGCAATTCTTCGAAAGCCTGCCGAAGGAATTCACCTACGGCGTTGAAGTGCGTCATCCGGCGTTTTTCGCCAAGGGCGAGGAAGAGCGTGCGCTGAATCAGGGATTGCACCAGCGCGGCATCAATCGGGTGATCCTCGACAGCCGCCCGGTGCATCACGCCGCTCCCCATACCGCCGCCGTGCGCGATGCGCAGCAAAAAAAGCCGAGGCTGCCGGTGCATGCCCTGGTCACCGCCGACCAGCCGCTGGTGCGCTTTATCGGCGGCGATCAGCTGGCCGACAACCTACGCTGGTTCGAAGCCTGGCAACAAAAGCTGCCGCTGTGGCAGCAACAGCATCAACCTTATCTGTTTATTCATACGCCGGACAACGGCGACTCGCCCCAGCAGGCGCAAAAAATTTGGCAACAGCTGCGCCTGGCGATCCCCGATTTGCCTGCGCCGCCAGACTGGCCGGAACAGGATGCGCTGTTTTGACCTATTAATCTGACCAATAACATCAAATATTTCCCCGCGACAGTGAATACAATGACGGCTATGATGCTGGCTGCCAGTTTTGGTTAGGGAACGGAGTTAAAAATGGTAAGCGCGCTTTATGTAGTGCTCGGCGCATTGTTGTTGATCAAACTCTCTTATGACGTAGTCAGATTAAGGATGCAGTACCGCGTAGCCTATGGCGACGGTGGTTTCTACGAATTGCAGACCGCCATCCGCGTACATGGCAACGCCGTTGAATACATTCCTATCGCTGCCGTATTGCTGGTGATCATGGAGATGAACGGCGCGGAGATCTGGATGATTCACCTCTGCGGCCTGATGCTGATGGCCGGGCGGCTGGTGCATTACTACGGTTTGCGCAATCGTGAGGTTCGTTGGCGCCGTTCTGGCATGGCCGCGACCTATATCTCTTTGCTGTTGATGGTTCTGGCAAATATCTTCTATCTGCCTTGGGATCTGATTTTCAGTCTGCATTGATCCCGTTTTATCATCAGGCGGCCGCGCCGCCTGCTTCCGCTCCGCTTTTTTACGCTTTTCTGTTAGACTACGCAGCTTCGAATTCTGAACTGATTTGCCGCTATGCCAAACCGCGATACCCTTTTCTCCGCCCCCATCGCCAAATTGGGCGACTGGACCTTCGACGAACGCGTTGCCGAAGTGTTCCCCGACATGATCCAACGCTCCGTTCCCGGCTATTCCAACATCATCTCGATGATCGGCATGCTGGCCGAACGCTTTGTGCAACCCGACAGCCGGGTGTATGACCTGGGCTGCTCGCTGGGCGCGGCGACGCTGTCGATGCGGCGGAATATCAAGGTGCCCGGCTGCAATATCGTCGCCGTCGACAATTCGCCGGCGATGGTGGAACGTTGCCGCCGCCATATCGATGCCTTCCGCGCCGATACGCCGGTCGACGTCATCGAAGCCGACATTCGCGATATCGACATCGAGAACGCCTCGATGGTAGTGCTGAATTTTACGCTGCAGTTCCTTGAACCTGCCGATCGCCTGCGCCTGCTGGAGAAAATCTATCGTGGCCTGCGCCCGGGCGGCGCGCTGGTGCTGTCGGAGAAGTTCAGCTTTGAAGACGCCAAAGTCGGCGAGCTGCTGTTCAACATGCACCACGATTTTAAACGCGCCAACGGGTACAGCGAGCTGGAGATCAGCCAAAAACGCAGCATGTTGGAAAACGTGATGCTGACCGATTCGGTGGAAGCGCACAAAGCGCGTCTGCATCAAGCCGGGTTCGAGCATGCCGAAGTGTGGTTCCAATGCTTCAACTTCGGTTCGCTGATCGCCCTGAAAGCGGGGGATGCGCAATGATCGAGTTCGGTGATTTCTATCAGCATATTGCCAAGAGCCCCCTCAGCCATTGGCTGGATACCCTGCCCGCGCAGCTCAGCGCCTGGCAACGCGAATCGCTGCACGGCAAATTCAAACAGTGGTTCAACTCGGTAGAACATTTGCCGACGCTGACCCCAACCCACCTCGATCTGCTGCACGGCGTACGAGCCGAAATGGAACCCGGCCTGTCGCCGGGCCAGCTCGAGGGCATCGAGAAAATGCTGCGCACCCTGATGCCATGGCGTAAAGGGCCATTCTCGCTGTATGGCATCGATATCGATACCGAATGGCATTCCGACTGGAAATGGGATCGCGTGCTGCCGCACATTTCCCCGCTCGCCGGCCGTACCATTCTCGACGTCGGCTGCGGCAGCGGTTATCACCTGTGGCGCATGATCGGCGCTGGTGCCCACTTCGCCGTAGGCATCGATCCGATGCAGCTGTTCCTGTGCCAGTTCGAAGCGGTGCGCAAGCTGTTGGGCGGCGATCAGCGCGCCCACCTGCTGCCGCTCGGCATTGAGCAGTTGCCGGACCTGGCGGCGTTCGACACCGTATTCTCGATGGGAGTGCTGTATCACCGCCGTTCTCCGCTCGATCATCTGTATCAGCTGAAAAACCAGCTGGTGTCTGAAGGTGAACTGGTGCTGGAAACGCTGGTGGTGGAAGGCGATCGCCATCAGGTGCTGGTGCCGGGCGACCGTTATGCGCAGATGCGCAACGTGTATTTCATCCCTTCTGCCGAAGCGCTGAAATGCTGGCTGGAGAAGTGTGGCTTCGTCGACGTGAAGATCGCCGATATGTGCGTCACCAGCCTCGAAGAGCAGCGCCGCACCGACTGGATGACCAGCGAGTCGCTGGCCGAATTCCTCGATCCGAACGATCGCAGTAAAACGGTCGAAGGCTATCCGGCGCCGCTGCGTGCCGTGCTGACCGCCAAAAAGCCCTAGCGACGCTAATCGGGCCGGCCTGCGCCGGCCCGTGTTTACCCGTTGCTGACATCGACAATCCGCAGTTCATACACCATCGTCGCGTTCGGCGGGATCTGCGGCGCATAGCCTGTTTCACCGTAAGCCAACTCCGGCGGCACCACCATCGTCAGCGAGCCATGATTTTTCAGATGGCCGATCGCCTCGCGGAACAACGGCGGATAGGCGGAGAGCGGCTGCGACATCACCTTCCCGCTGCGATCCATATCCTGAATCACGCTGCCATCGGTTAAGCTCTCTTTCACCACGATGTCTACCCGCGCATTATCTTTAATGGTTTCATCACCCGCATAATCAATGCGATACCAGAAACCGGCAGGCGACTTCTGCGTGCCCTTCTTCTTTTTGAACTCGGCGACGAATGCCTCACCTTTGCTGGTCTGCGTCTTCGCCGCCTGATTTCTGGCGTCGTTCACCGCTTTTTCCGACTCCGCCAGCGCGTTGGTCAACTGTGCATCGCTTAGTTGGTAATGGCCGTTGAAGGTATCGATCACGCCCGCCAGCAGCACGGTTTTATCGGGATTGATGCCCCAATTTTTACGCTCCGCCAGCATCGTTTGAATATCGCGTCCCAAAGCGACACCGGCAGCATAGCTCTGCTGCTCCGGCTTTTTCTTGAGCGCCTGCGCATCCGGCAGCCATTTGGCCCGCGCTCTCAGCCCGCTCAGCTCGTCTTGCAAAGCTTGCTGCGCCTGATGGGCGGCCGCCAGCTCCGTTGCCGTTTTATCCGCCTGCAGTGTCGCTTTATCCCGCTGCTGTGCAGCCTGCGCGCTTTCGGCCGTTACCACCGCCAAACGTTGTTCCAACGCCTTAGCCTGTTCGGTTTGCGTCTTGTGTTTTTCCTGCAGTTGCGTCAGCTGCTGTTGAAGTTCACCCGCCGCCTTGGCGGCTTCGGCCTTTTGCTGCGCCAGCGCCGTCTTCAGACTTTTCTCTTGCTGCTCGGCCTGTTGGCGTTGACCATCACGCTCTTTCTGCAGCTGCGCCAGCTGCTGCTGAAGTTCACCCGCCGCCTTGGCGGCTTCGGCCCTTTGCTGCGCCAGCGCCGCCTTCAGACTTTTCTCTTGCTGCTCGGCCTGTTGGCGTTGACCATCACGCTCTTTCTGCAGCTGCGTCAGCTGCTGCTGAAGTTCACCCGTCAGCCTGGCAGCCTCCGCCTTCTGTTGTTCCAACTCAGCGGCGGCCGCTTTTTTATCCTGCTCATAACGCTGGCGCGCTTTATCGCTGGCGGCCTGCGCCGCCGCCAACTTCTCCTGCCAGGCTTGCTGCCGCGCGTTATCAGACTGTTTAGGCAATGCCGCCAGCCGTTGTTCCAGCAAGGCGATGCGCCGATCGCGCTCCTCGGTTTGTTGTTTTTCCCGCGCTAACGCTGCCTGCGCTTCGGCGATCTGCGCCCGAGCCTTCCGCTCCTGTGGCGTCAGGTTCAGCGCCTGTCGTACACCGCTGGCAAAGTCGCTCAACGCGCTCAGATCGGGAGCAGGCACCGGTTTATCGGCAGACGTCAGGGATGACGCAACCCGCAACGCGGTCAGCTCTTGCTGCAGGGATTGAAGAGCGGCTTGCTGTTGCTCCAATTGAGCCTCTTTCACGCGCAGCGTTTTTTGCAACTGCGCCAGTTGCTTTCTCTGCGCGATCGTTTCACGAGTTTGAACCGGCCGGGACGCCGGCTTTTGAGTTTCCTTGGCGGGGGTGACGACGGTATCAGCATCCGCTGCCGGTGCCTCCTGCTGCTGGTAACGCTCGGCAAACTGCAATAATGCCGGCACATCGTCATCCGCTACGGCCACCGCTGGCGCAAATGCCAGCGGTATCATCAGGCTCAGCAACGCCTTTCTCGCACGAAGACTCATTGGGTGCGTTCTCCACGCTCAGCCAGGCCGGTCATCATGGCAGAACTGATATCTGCGCAGAGACGGCTGGTGCGATAACGATATAGGGCATCGACGGTTTCCTGCGTGCCCGTGTTGACCCGCTGGCGAACCCCGGCATACTGCGCTGCGCCCCCCATCAAGGTATCGAATTCACGTTTGAATTTTTGGTATTTCTCGTTATCCATCCCTCGCATGGCATCCAACTCGCGCTGGCACTGTTGCATACGTTCGGCTTCACGCTGCCGCTTGTCTTGTTCTGCAATTTCCTCTGCGCTGGGCGGCTTACTTGATGTAGGAACAGGTCGCTTGGCGGTCTGGCAGCCGGTCAGGGTCAACGTCAGTAAAAGCGCCGCGGTCAAACAGTGTGCCGTTCGGGTCATTATCGTTATCTCCTTGTTTAATCCGCCGGCGACGCGCTCTGTGGCTGTGCCGACGGTTCTCCTCAATGGATGCTGTGATGTTCCTGCCGCAAGGCAGGTTATAAAAAATGCAGACGTGGCGATAAGGGGCATGACGCAAGACATTCACCATATCAATGCATACCGAAAAATCATTTAAATAAATGATAATTAAAGGATTTTAACTCACAAACTTATCAGCAGGACATGACGAGCGCAAGAAGAGATGGGGCGCAATTCGACCGAGAAACAGCCTTGAGGCGGGTTCCTCGTCTTTGCAAGGTATAAAAAAAGCCCCGGCAAAACGCCGGGGCCTGGTACTTGCGTGATCGCCGAGGGCTCAGTGACACGCAAAGGGGTCTTACGGCCCGGAAACCGGCTGTCAAACACGGTTAGCTGCGTGTTTATGCACTTTGCGCCAAGGGATCGACCAAGGCCAGTGCGTTTTTCATCGCCTCCACCATTTCGCCATCCACGCAATAATGGCTAAATTCGTCAAACTCGTTATCGGAACACATGGTGACGCCCGCCTTGCGATAGCGCATGGTCGACGGCACCAGATGGCCGGAAGAGCTGTGCAATTCGTGCAGGCCAATGTCGACAAACTTATGCAGATTGCTGAGGCGCACGCCGGCGCCCGCCATGATCACCGGCCCCTGACTGGCCTGGCGCAAATCGCGCAGCAGTGGCAGGCCCAGTTCGGCGCTCTGCTGTTGGCCGGAGGTCAGAATGCGCGCTACGCCCAGCTCGGTCAGTTGTTCCAACGCCACCATCGGGTTCTGGCACATGTCGAACGCGCGATGGAACGTTACCGCCATACCTTCGCACAGCTTCATCACTTCGCGCATGCGCGGCAGATCGATATGCCCCTCTTCGTCCAGCATGCCGACCACTACGCCGGGGAACCCCATCTCGCGGATCTGACGGAGATCCTGTTTGATCACCTCGAAATCCACCGCGCCGTAGCAGAAATCACCGCCGCGAGGACGAACGATCGGATGCACCGGGATCGCAACCCGCTCGCGCGCCAGACGCAGCGTGCCATAGCTCGGCGTCAATCCCCCCTCGCTCTGGCTGGCGCACAACTCGATGCGATCGGCGCCTGCCCGTTCGGCCGTCAGCGCACAGTCGACGCTAAAGCAACAAACTTCCAGTTTTATCATTGTCACCCCCAGATAACGGCCAACATACGGCGGCAATTGTTCATTTCTTCATTTCTCACGTAGGCTCATGCTTAGGCATAAACCGGTTCAGGGTTGTAACTATGGCATTCAATTTTGATCAATGGGTAGACCGCAGTCACAGTGACAGCGTTAAGTGGGATAAATATCGAGATCGCGACATCATTCCGCTGTGGGTCGCCGACAGTGATTTCACCTCACCGCCGGCGGTGATCGAAGCCTTGCAGCGGCGCGTGGCGCACGGCGTATTCGGCTACACTCACCCATCCCTTGATCTTGTTGAGGTTTTTACCCGCCGCATGGTAGAGCGCTACGACTGGCACATCAAGCCTGAATGGATCATTTTCCTGCCTGGCCTGGTGTGCGGCTTGAACCTGTGCGCGCGCGCCTGCACCGAAGCGCATCAGAGTACGCTGGCCCCTTCCCCTATTTATCCGCCGTTTCGCAAAGCGGCCAAGTTCGCCGGGCGTAAACACCTCTCGGTGCCGCTGACGGCTGTCGACCAACGTTGGGTTCTGGATTTTTCCGCGATACAAGGAACGCTCAGCGGCAACGAGCAGCTCCTGCTGCTGTGCAACCCGCAGAATCCCGGAGGCACTGTTTATCGCCGAGAGGAATTGTTGCAACATCATCAGTTCGCCCGCGAGCACGGTTTAATCGTCTGTTCGGATGAAATCCACTGCGAGCTGCTGCTTGAACCCGGCGTGCGGCATATCCCTTTCGCCACCTTGAATGACGATGCGGCCCAACGCAGCGTGACGCTGATGTCGCCATCAAAGACGTTTAATCTCGCCGGGCTGGGCGCTTCAATGGCGATCGTCCCCAACGAAGCGCTGCGACAAAAACTGAAACGCGCACGCAGCGGCATCGTGCCGGAGGTCAATCTGCTGGCGCTGGTGGCGGCGCAGGCGGCTTATCAATACGGGCAGCCCTGGCTGGACGAGCAGCTGATTTATCTGCGCGCCAACCGCGATCGGCTGATCGAGCGCATCAACGCCATGCCGGGGTTGACGGTTTTGCCAATCGAGGCCACCTACCTGGCGTGGATCGATTGCAGCACTTTACCGGTGGACAACCCGCATCAGTTCTTTGAACGCGCGGGCGTAGGGTTAAGCGCCGGTTTGGATTTCGGCGACCGGCGCTTTGTGCGGCTTAACTTTGGTTGCCGTCGGGCCCTGCTCGATGAAGCGCTCGATCGTATGGCACAAGCCTGCGCGGCGCTGCATGCCTAGCCTTGCTCGCTGGCGACGATGTCCCGAATGGAATAGGGATGAAACTTGATCGTCACCGTTCCATCGGTGATGGCCAGGGTTGGGTTTGGCAAACGCTCGCCCTCGCCTTTTGGCGAGCTTTGCTTCAGTTTGATCCCCGGGGCCAACAGCGCTTCATCGGCGAGGTGGCTCAACGCCCGGGCGTGCAGCGTCTGCGGATCGCCGCCGAGCACTAACTCAACGTGTTCCCAGCCTTCGTGCGGATAGCGTTTCTCCCCGGGATACGGCAGCTCGACGCAGTCTATCTGCCACGGCCCCACGGCCAGCGGCTGCGACAAATCGAACAGACAGATAGGTCGCCCGTTGATCATCGACTTGGACAGCAGTGTCCCACACTGCATCAGCCCCTGGCGCCAGCGTTCGGCAGTAGCGTTCTGATGACAGCGCAGAGAGATGTGATCGGCGGTAAACGCGGCCAGATCAAGCCGCAATTTGGCGGCAAATTGATGCAATGCCTGCTCGAAACGCGGCAGGTCGAGCACCAGGTCGTCCAGCTCGGCAATGGCCTGCAATGGGGTGGTCATAGAAACCTCAAAACAACGGTACGCATGTGAAACGCCGTAATTTACACGGTGGCGACAGCGC
The sequence above is drawn from the Serratia sp. FDAARGOS_506 genome and encodes:
- a CDS encoding zinc ribbon domain-containing protein, which translates into the protein MTPFFQHSLIQRPMPIYEYACGACNHRLEKLQKFSDAPLADCPACGQPALTKLISSSGFQLKGTGWYATDFKPGNK
- a CDS encoding hydrolase; translation: MLKLDAQTTALVLIDLQNGILPYAGGPHSADQVVANAALLAARFRLLDAPVLLVRVGWSDTFAEALKQPVDKPAPAPAGGLPANWWEFPAPLAVNDSDILITKRQWGAFYGTDLDLQLRRRGIKSVVLGGISTNIGVESTARAAWEHGYELVIAEDICSAQNAEMHRFAFEHIFPRLARVRDTGEILAALER
- a CDS encoding DUF72 domain-containing protein — encoded protein: MYIGLPQWQHAAWNRIGLRDLADYSRYFNCVEGNTTFYALPKLEIVQRWRDMTGDDFRFCFKFPSDISHKAALRNCAAELQVFYHCLSPVHQRIGQLWLQLPAAFGPDELPRMWQFFESLPKEFTYGVEVRHPAFFAKGEEERALNQGLHQRGINRVILDSRPVHHAAPHTAAVRDAQQKKPRLPVHALVTADQPLVRFIGGDQLADNLRWFEAWQQKLPLWQQQHQPYLFIHTPDNGDSPQQAQKIWQQLRLAIPDLPAPPDWPEQDALF
- a CDS encoding MAPEG family protein produces the protein MVSALYVVLGALLLIKLSYDVVRLRMQYRVAYGDGGFYELQTAIRVHGNAVEYIPIAAVLLVIMEMNGAEIWMIHLCGLMLMAGRLVHYYGLRNREVRWRRSGMAATYISLLLMVLANIFYLPWDLIFSLH
- the cmoA gene encoding carboxy-S-adenosyl-L-methionine synthase CmoA; protein product: MPNRDTLFSAPIAKLGDWTFDERVAEVFPDMIQRSVPGYSNIISMIGMLAERFVQPDSRVYDLGCSLGAATLSMRRNIKVPGCNIVAVDNSPAMVERCRRHIDAFRADTPVDVIEADIRDIDIENASMVVLNFTLQFLEPADRLRLLEKIYRGLRPGGALVLSEKFSFEDAKVGELLFNMHHDFKRANGYSELEISQKRSMLENVMLTDSVEAHKARLHQAGFEHAEVWFQCFNFGSLIALKAGDAQ
- the cmoB gene encoding tRNA 5-methoxyuridine(34)/uridine 5-oxyacetic acid(34) synthase CmoB codes for the protein MIEFGDFYQHIAKSPLSHWLDTLPAQLSAWQRESLHGKFKQWFNSVEHLPTLTPTHLDLLHGVRAEMEPGLSPGQLEGIEKMLRTLMPWRKGPFSLYGIDIDTEWHSDWKWDRVLPHISPLAGRTILDVGCGSGYHLWRMIGAGAHFAVGIDPMQLFLCQFEAVRKLLGGDQRAHLLPLGIEQLPDLAAFDTVFSMGVLYHRRSPLDHLYQLKNQLVSEGELVLETLVVEGDRHQVLVPGDRYAQMRNVYFIPSAEALKCWLEKCGFVDVKIADMCVTSLEEQRRTDWMTSESLAEFLDPNDRSKTVEGYPAPLRAVLTAKKP
- a CDS encoding FKBP-type peptidyl-prolyl cis-trans isomerase N-terminal domain-containing protein, with amino-acid sequence MSLRARKALLSLMIPLAFAPAVAVADDDVPALLQFAERYQQQEAPAADADTVVTPAKETQKPASRPVQTRETIAQRKQLAQLQKTLRVKEAQLEQQQAALQSLQQELTALRVASSLTSADKPVPAPDLSALSDFASGVRQALNLTPQERKARAQIAEAQAALAREKQQTEERDRRIALLEQRLAALPKQSDNARQQAWQEKLAAAQAASDKARQRYEQDKKAAAAELEQQKAEAARLTGELQQQLTQLQKERDGQRQQAEQQEKSLKAALAQQRAEAAKAAGELQQQLAQLQKERDGQRQQAEQQEKSLKTALAQQKAEAAKAAGELQQQLTQLQEKHKTQTEQAKALEQRLAVVTAESAQAAQQRDKATLQADKTATELAAAHQAQQALQDELSGLRARAKWLPDAQALKKKPEQQSYAAGVALGRDIQTMLAERKNWGINPDKTVLLAGVIDTFNGHYQLSDAQLTNALAESEKAVNDARNQAAKTQTSKGEAFVAEFKKKKGTQKSPAGFWYRIDYAGDETIKDNARVDIVVKESLTDGSVIQDMDRSGKVMSQPLSAYPPLFREAIGHLKNHGSLTMVVPPELAYGETGYAPQIPPNATMVYELRIVDVSNG
- the cutC gene encoding copper homeostasis protein CutC — protein: MIKLEVCCFSVDCALTAERAGADRIELCASQSEGGLTPSYGTLRLARERVAIPVHPIVRPRGGDFCYGAVDFEVIKQDLRQIREMGFPGVVVGMLDEEGHIDLPRMREVMKLCEGMAVTFHRAFDMCQNPMVALEQLTELGVARILTSGQQQSAELGLPLLRDLRQASQGPVIMAGAGVRLSNLHKFVDIGLHELHSSSGHLVPSTMRYRKAGVTMCSDNEFDEFSHYCVDGEMVEAMKNALALVDPLAQSA
- a CDS encoding MalY/PatB family protein: MAFNFDQWVDRSHSDSVKWDKYRDRDIIPLWVADSDFTSPPAVIEALQRRVAHGVFGYTHPSLDLVEVFTRRMVERYDWHIKPEWIIFLPGLVCGLNLCARACTEAHQSTLAPSPIYPPFRKAAKFAGRKHLSVPLTAVDQRWVLDFSAIQGTLSGNEQLLLLCNPQNPGGTVYRREELLQHHQFAREHGLIVCSDEIHCELLLEPGVRHIPFATLNDDAAQRSVTLMSPSKTFNLAGLGASMAIVPNEALRQKLKRARSGIVPEVNLLALVAAQAAYQYGQPWLDEQLIYLRANRDRLIERINAMPGLTVLPIEATYLAWIDCSTLPVDNPHQFFERAGVGLSAGLDFGDRRFVRLNFGCRRALLDEALDRMAQACAALHA
- a CDS encoding VOC family protein, whose protein sequence is MTTPLQAIAELDDLVLDLPRFEQALHQFAAKLRLDLAAFTADHISLRCHQNATAERWRQGLMQCGTLLSKSMINGRPICLFDLSQPLAVGPWQIDCVELPYPGEKRYPHEGWEHVELVLGGDPQTLHARALSHLADEALLAPGIKLKQSSPKGEGERLPNPTLAITDGTVTIKFHPYSIRDIVASEQG